Below is a genomic region from Candidatus Dadabacteria bacterium.
GTCCTTCGGTTCGTATTTCTGAAAGGCAAGCCAGATGGCGTGCGTCGCTGCCCTCGCTCCCTTCATGCCCTCGGGGTGGTTGTGAGTGATCCTGGTTACCCGGTCGGTGGCCGCAAGCGCCTCTTCGAGCGGATGGCTCCGGTTAAGGAAGGCAGCCGGCGACACCCGCATTACCGCTCCATTTCCATAGCTGTGATACGGCTGGGGATCAGGGCTCGCAATCCAGTTTCTGAACATGGTGCCGTAGCCACGATTCGGATGGTTCCGGCCCCATCGCTGCAGGGTGGGCGCGGCGGGCAGGTTGTCAAGGAGTATCTCCGCGACCGCTGCGGTACACACCGAGTCGTCGGTGTAAAAACAGTTGTTTTGTAAGAGCTCAACCTCCTCTGTCTCGAAGGGTACGAATAAATAGACCGAACCCGCGATATCTCCAATTATGGCTCCCCACATAGTGTTGCCTCCTGTCCGTGCTCTTTCCCGCTTTGCCCGACTACGCGCCACCAGTTTTCACGAAGCAGGAAAAAAGGCAGCGTTTCTTCAGGGACTGGTATCAGGTTCTCTGTGCTTTCCAGTCGGTGCCGCCCGGGCGGTCTTCAAGCACGATTCCCTTGGAACTTAGGTAGTCCCTTATTTCATCGGCCTTTTTCCAGTTCTTTTCCTCTCTGGCCGAGTTTCTCTCCTCTATCAGCTTTTCTATCTCAAAAGGATCTATGTCTGAGAGGTTGGCGGTGGACTTTCTTTTCTCCATGTACTCGGCCGGTTCCTCTGAGAGGACTCCGAGCACTCCGCATATCTCCTTTATCTTCTCAAGCGCTAGGGACGCGCTTTGAGTCTTTCCCACCGAATCAAGCGACCTGTTAATCGAGCGTATCAGATCAAAAAGGCTTCCCACCACGTCGGCAGTATTGAAGTTGTCGCTCATCGAGGAGTGAAAATCCTCCTCGAACTTCCTGATCGAACCCTCAAGTGCGGGGTCGGAGCCCTTGGCTTCCCGTGCCTCTGCGGCTCTCAGCAGGGCGAGGTATATTCTCTCAAGCGCAGCCTCGCTGTCATGCATACTTTTTTCCGAGAAATCAGCGGGGTTCTGGTAGTGGTGCGAGAGGAAGAAGAGCCTTATGGCCTCCGGGGACCATCTCTTTGTTGCCTCAGAAAGCGTGAAGAAGTTCCCCAGGGACTTTGACATCTTCTCCTTGTTTATTCTTATGAGACCGTTATGAAGCCAGTACTTTGCAAACGGCTCTCCGGAGGCGGCCTCCGACTGGGCTATCTCGTTTTCGTGGTGCGGGAAGATGAGGTCCTTTCCCCCTCCGTGTATCTCGAAATTCGTTCCCAGATACTCCATGCTCATAACGGAGCACTCTATGTGCCATCCGGGCCTTCCGTCTCCCCATGGGCTTTTCCAGGCAGGCTCGCCGGGTTTTGATTCCTTCCAGAGCGCGAAATCAAGGGGGTCTTCCTTTTCCTCGTTTACGTCTATTCTCACGCCTTCGAGCATGTGATCAAGCGACCTGCAGGAGAGCTTTCCGTAGTCCGGGAATTTTCTTACGGAGAAAAAGACGTTGTTGCCCGAGCGGTAAGCGAAGCCCTTTTCCATTATCTTCTCTATGAGCGCTATTATCTGCTCCAGATGCTCGGTTACCCGGGGCTCGACGTCTGGAGTCTCAACCCCTATCGAAGCCATGTCCTCTCTGTATTCCTTTATGTACTTCTCGGATATCTCATCGCAGCTTACACCTTCCTGGTTTGAACGGGTTATTATCTTGTCGTCTATGTCGGTGTAGTTCCTCGCGAATAGCACGTCGTAGCCGGCGTATCTGAGAAATCTCTGTATCACGTCAAAAGATACCGCCGAGCGGGCGTGTCCCAGATGAGCGGAGTCATACACCGTGGGACCGCAGACATACATACGGATCTTGTCTCCCTCAAAGGGAATGAGATCTTCTTTTTTCTGCGAGAGGGAATTGTAGATTTTTATCTTGGGAAGTTTTTTTTGCATGTTTTCGGGGAGACCGTAGCGGGGTTTCTCTGTCCCGCGGTATTTTCGAAAGGAAAATTCTACGTATTCGTTCCCTAAATTCAAGAGGAGGGCGCACGTGCGCAAGGCGATCGGGGCTCTTTTCTCAAAATCTGGGCAAAGAAGGCGGATTTTTGCCCCTTTCCAGCGGTTTTTTCTTCAAAGTGAAAAAAAAGCTTGCCAAAGCAAAACCGTCCGTTAGTATGATGGCTCACCTTCATTTTTTTGTTTGAAGTTGTTTTGTTTTTCTTGTTCTTTTTAAATTGACAATTTCCGGTGGGTGAGTACTATATTCTACCCATTTTGATAACTTGATCTTTGAAAATTTAATAGCAGATGATAGCGGGCGAACTAGAGCAGTATCCGTAAATTCTTTTAAATTCTTATGAAGAGTTTGATCCTGGCTCAGAGCGAACGCTGGCGGCACGCCTAACACATGCAAGTCGAGCGAGAAAGTGACTTCGGTCGCGAGTAAAGCGGCGAACGGGTGAGTACAACGTGGATAATCTACCCTAGGGTCTGGGACAACCCCGAGAAATCGGGGCTAATACCGGATAAGACCACAGTATCCAAGGATACAGCGGTAAAAGATTTATCGCCTTTGGATGAGTCCACGCCCCATCAGGTAGTTGGTAAGGTAAAGGCTTACCAAGCCTAAGACGGGTAGCCGGCCTTAGCGGGTGAACGGCCACATGGGGACTGAGACACGGCCCTGACTCCTACGGGAGGCAGCAGTGGGGAATATTGGGCAATGGGCGAAAGCCTGACCCAGCGATGCCGCGTGAGGGATGAAGGCCTTCGGGTTGTAAACCTCTGTCAGGAGGGACGATGGGACACTTGTGTCTTGACGGTACCTCCAGAGGAAGCCCCGGCTAACTCCGTGCCAGCAGCCGCGGTAATACGGAGGGGGCAAGCGTTGCTCGGAATTACTGGGCGTAAAGGGTCCGCAGGCTGTCAGGCAAGTTGGTTGTGAAATCCC
It encodes:
- a CDS encoding ADP-ribosylglycohydrolase family protein: MWGAIIGDIAGSVYLFVPFETEEVELLQNNCFYTDDSVCTAAVAEILLDNLPAAPTLQRWGRNHPNRGYGTMFRNWIASPDPQPYHSYGNGAVMRVSPAAFLNRSHPLEEALAATDRVTRITHNHPEGMKGARAATHAIWLAFQKYEPKDIRKTIEREYEYDLSKAVDDIRSGYSYSNTCQQTVPEAITCALESTSFEDAVRNAISLGGDSDTLAAIAGPIAEAMHGIPDHLVAQAVDQSLSGAPDIVKVMERMYKTAV
- a CDS encoding cysteine--tRNA ligase, translating into MQKKLPKIKIYNSLSQKKEDLIPFEGDKIRMYVCGPTVYDSAHLGHARSAVSFDVIQRFLRYAGYDVLFARNYTDIDDKIITRSNQEGVSCDEISEKYIKEYREDMASIGVETPDVEPRVTEHLEQIIALIEKIMEKGFAYRSGNNVFFSVRKFPDYGKLSCRSLDHMLEGVRIDVNEEKEDPLDFALWKESKPGEPAWKSPWGDGRPGWHIECSVMSMEYLGTNFEIHGGGKDLIFPHHENEIAQSEAASGEPFAKYWLHNGLIRINKEKMSKSLGNFFTLSEATKRWSPEAIRLFFLSHHYQNPADFSEKSMHDSEAALERIYLALLRAAEAREAKGSDPALEGSIRKFEEDFHSSMSDNFNTADVVGSLFDLIRSINRSLDSVGKTQSASLALEKIKEICGVLGVLSEEPAEYMEKRKSTANLSDIDPFEIEKLIEERNSAREEKNWKKADEIRDYLSSKGIVLEDRPGGTDWKAQRT